In one Juglans regia cultivar Chandler chromosome 11, Walnut 2.0, whole genome shotgun sequence genomic region, the following are encoded:
- the LOC109003080 gene encoding uncharacterized protein LOC109003080: MGACFSCRSSSAAFKSIRVVHFNGFVEDFENPVSVSQVTGKPPKHFVCTPAQLLSTATATASNLLKPDTQLEPGKLYFLLPYSTLQAEISPLDLASIAKRLTRVAKTNRSQPKSSRASPSISPYSSSPVLNSPSRSPSRFGEPETSMVALGATQMSSRARPWKPILDPIRERSFNRRSESDLQEKHSDTEIIYHLN, encoded by the coding sequence ATGGGTGCTTGTTTTTCTTGCAGATCATCGTCAGCAGCGTTCAAGAGCATAAGAGTGGTTCACTTTAATGGTTTTGTGGAGGACTTCGAAAACCCAGTTTCAGTTAGCCAAGTCACTGGAAAGCCTCCAAAGCACTTCGTATGCACCCCAGCTCAGCTTCTATCCACTGCCACTGCCACTGCCTCCAACCTTCTAAAACCTGATACCCAACTTGAACCAGGCAAACTCTATTTCTTGCTGCCATACTCAACGTTACAAGCTGAGATTTCCCCACTGGACCTGGCCTCCATAGCCAAGAGGCTAACCAGGGTAGCAAAAACTAACCGATCCCAGCCTAAGTCTTCCAGAGCTAGTCCCTCGATAAGTCCATACAGCTCGAGCCCTGTACTGAATTCACCATCCAGAAGTCCTAGCCGGTTTGGGGAGCCAGAGACGAGCATGGTGGCACTTGGTGCTACACAAATGTCCTCTAGAGCGCGGCCTTGGAAGCCAATATTGGACCCCATTAGAGAGAGGTCGTTCAATCGTAGAAGTGAGTCAGATTTGCAAGAAAAGCATTCAGACACggaaataatatatcatttgaATTAA
- the LOC109003105 gene encoding glycosyltransferase BC10-like isoform X2, whose translation MKTGQAWRVGMGDMQILPGPRHRPPMKRPTWIIVLVSLVTVFLICAYMYPPQSSAACYVFSSRGCEAISNWLPPAPARELTDEELASRAVIRDILNTPPTKSEKSKIAFMFLTPGSLPFEKLWEKFFHGHEGKFSVYVHASKEKTVHLSRYFVNRDIHSDQVIWGKISMVDAERRLLAHALKDPANQHFVLLSDSCVPLHNFDYIYNYLMHTNISFVDCFQDPGPHGNGRYSEHMLPEIEKKDFRKGAQWFSMKRQHAVIVMADTLYYSKFRDYCKPGLEGRNCIADEHYLPTFFHIADPGGIANWSITHVDWSERKWHPKSYKARDITKQLVKNITSIDVSVHVTSDEKKEVQMWPCLWNGEQRPCYLFARKFYPEALDNLLMLFSNYTTI comes from the exons ATGAAGACAGGTCAGGCGTGGCGTGTAGGCATGGGTGATATGCAGATCTTGCCTGGGCCTCGCCATCGTCCTCCCATGAAGAGGCCTACATGGATTATTGTCTTGGTTTCATTGGTCACGGTATTTCTAATTTGTGCTTATATGTATCCGCCTCAAAGCAGTGCCGCATGTTACGTATTTTCTTCTAGAGGCTGTGAGGCTATTTCAAATTGGCTTCCACCTGCTCCTGCACGGGAATTAACCGATGAAGAACTTGCATCTCGTGCTGTGATTAGAGATATTCTGAATACACCTCCCACCAAAtctgaaaaatctaaaattgcCTTCATGTTCTTGACTCCGGGTTCATTGCCTTTTGAGAAGCTGTGGGAGAAGTTTTTCCAT GGTCATGAAGGCAAATTCTCTGTTTATGTGCACGCATCTAAGGAAAAAACAGTACATTTGAGCCGTTATTTTGTTAATCGAGACATTCACAGTGATCAG GTCATATGGGGAAAAATTTCGATGGTTGATGCAGAGAGACGATTATTGGCACATGCTCTCAAAGATCCTGCTAACCAGCATTTCGTTTTACTTTCTGATAG TTGTGTACCGTTGCACAATTTTGACTATATCTACAACTATCTGATGCATACAAATATCAGCTTTGTTGACTG CTTTCAGGATCCTGGTCCACATGGAAACGGCCGGTATTCAGAACACATGTTGCCTGAAATTGAGAAGAAAGACTTTAGAAAGGGTGCTCAG TGGTTCTCAATGAAGAGGCAGCATGCTGTGATAGTTATGGCTGATACTCTATACTACTCCAAATTTCGTGATTACTGCAAG CCAGGTTTGGAGGGGCGTAATTGCATTGCTGATGAACATTACCTGCCAACATTTTTCCAT ATTGCCGATCCTGGTGGAATTGCCAATTGGTCAATCACACATGTTGATTGGTCTGAGAGAAAGTGGCACCCAAAATCATACAAGGCTCGTGATATTACCAAACAGCTTGTGAAGAATATTACG TCAATTGATGTAAGCGTTCATGTTACCAGCGATGAGAAG AAGGAAGTGCAAATGTGGCCTTGCCTATGGAACGGTGAACAACGGCCGTGTTACTTATTTGCCAGGAAATTTTACCCAGAAGCTCTGGATAACTTGTTGATGCTTTTCTCCAATTATACAACAATTTGA
- the LOC109003105 gene encoding glycosyltransferase BC10-like isoform X1: MKTGQAWRVGMGDMQILPGPRHRPPMKRPTWIIVLVSLVTVFLICAYMYPPQSSAACYVFSSRGCEAISNWLPPAPARELTDEELASRAVIRDILNTPPTKSEKSKIAFMFLTPGSLPFEKLWEKFFHGHEGKFSVYVHASKEKTVHLSRYFVNRDIHSDQVIWGKISMVDAERRLLAHALKDPANQHFVLLSDSCVPLHNFDYIYNYLMHTNISFVDCFQDPGPHGNGRYSEHMLPEIEKKDFRKGAQWFSMKRQHAVIVMADTLYYSKFRDYCKASVTKCYFISILHLILKPGLEGRNCIADEHYLPTFFHIADPGGIANWSITHVDWSERKWHPKSYKARDITKQLVKNITSIDVSVHVTSDEKKEVQMWPCLWNGEQRPCYLFARKFYPEALDNLLMLFSNYTTI, encoded by the exons ATGAAGACAGGTCAGGCGTGGCGTGTAGGCATGGGTGATATGCAGATCTTGCCTGGGCCTCGCCATCGTCCTCCCATGAAGAGGCCTACATGGATTATTGTCTTGGTTTCATTGGTCACGGTATTTCTAATTTGTGCTTATATGTATCCGCCTCAAAGCAGTGCCGCATGTTACGTATTTTCTTCTAGAGGCTGTGAGGCTATTTCAAATTGGCTTCCACCTGCTCCTGCACGGGAATTAACCGATGAAGAACTTGCATCTCGTGCTGTGATTAGAGATATTCTGAATACACCTCCCACCAAAtctgaaaaatctaaaattgcCTTCATGTTCTTGACTCCGGGTTCATTGCCTTTTGAGAAGCTGTGGGAGAAGTTTTTCCAT GGTCATGAAGGCAAATTCTCTGTTTATGTGCACGCATCTAAGGAAAAAACAGTACATTTGAGCCGTTATTTTGTTAATCGAGACATTCACAGTGATCAG GTCATATGGGGAAAAATTTCGATGGTTGATGCAGAGAGACGATTATTGGCACATGCTCTCAAAGATCCTGCTAACCAGCATTTCGTTTTACTTTCTGATAG TTGTGTACCGTTGCACAATTTTGACTATATCTACAACTATCTGATGCATACAAATATCAGCTTTGTTGACTG CTTTCAGGATCCTGGTCCACATGGAAACGGCCGGTATTCAGAACACATGTTGCCTGAAATTGAGAAGAAAGACTTTAGAAAGGGTGCTCAG TGGTTCTCAATGAAGAGGCAGCATGCTGTGATAGTTATGGCTGATACTCTATACTACTCCAAATTTCGTGATTACTGCAAG GCATCTGTAACAAAGTGTTATTTCATCTCCATTCTCCATCTAATATTGAAG CCAGGTTTGGAGGGGCGTAATTGCATTGCTGATGAACATTACCTGCCAACATTTTTCCAT ATTGCCGATCCTGGTGGAATTGCCAATTGGTCAATCACACATGTTGATTGGTCTGAGAGAAAGTGGCACCCAAAATCATACAAGGCTCGTGATATTACCAAACAGCTTGTGAAGAATATTACG TCAATTGATGTAAGCGTTCATGTTACCAGCGATGAGAAG AAGGAAGTGCAAATGTGGCCTTGCCTATGGAACGGTGAACAACGGCCGTGTTACTTATTTGCCAGGAAATTTTACCCAGAAGCTCTGGATAACTTGTTGATGCTTTTCTCCAATTATACAACAATTTGA